Proteins co-encoded in one Synechococcus elongatus PCC 6301 genomic window:
- a CDS encoding ABC transporter permease: MSRRATTQFLLQRLLQALLTLLLASFLSFCLIQLAPGDYLSNLQQNPQLSAERIQELRQQFGLDRPWLEQYGRWLWQVVRYGNFGSSFVYQRPVADLLWERVPNTLLLAICSLITTWAIALPLGIQAAVAQNQRSDRILQLISYLGQGTPSFITALLLLFLAQFLTPLLPIGGMTSLDFEDLTPLQQMADLGRHLILPVLALTLSGFASLQRISRGEMLEVLRQDYIRTARAKGLPEQRVIYVHALRNAINPLITLLGFEFATLLSGAFIAEYFFNWPGLGRLILQAVFAQDLYLVMASLMMGAVMLILGNLLADLLLRWVDPRIRLDDLN, encoded by the coding sequence ATGAGTCGCCGTGCCACCACCCAGTTTTTGCTGCAACGGTTGCTCCAAGCCCTGTTGACGTTGCTGCTAGCTTCGTTCCTCAGCTTTTGTCTGATCCAGCTGGCACCCGGCGACTATCTCAGTAACCTGCAGCAAAACCCCCAACTGTCTGCTGAACGGATTCAAGAACTACGGCAACAATTTGGCCTCGATCGTCCTTGGCTTGAGCAGTATGGACGCTGGCTCTGGCAAGTGGTTCGCTACGGCAACTTTGGCAGCAGTTTTGTCTATCAACGACCTGTCGCCGATCTGCTCTGGGAGCGCGTGCCCAACACCTTGCTCTTGGCTATCTGTTCTCTGATCACGACTTGGGCGATCGCCTTGCCGCTGGGCATTCAGGCCGCCGTTGCTCAAAATCAGCGGAGCGATCGCATCCTGCAACTGATCAGCTATCTTGGGCAGGGAACTCCGAGTTTTATTACAGCGCTGCTGCTGCTCTTCCTCGCGCAGTTTCTGACGCCGCTGCTGCCGATCGGCGGCATGACTAGCCTCGATTTTGAAGACCTCACGCCCCTGCAACAAATGGCGGATTTGGGTCGCCATCTCATCCTGCCGGTCTTAGCGCTTACTCTCTCGGGCTTTGCTAGCCTGCAGCGGATCAGCCGTGGTGAAATGCTCGAGGTGCTGCGCCAAGACTACATCCGCACCGCCCGTGCCAAAGGCTTGCCGGAGCAGCGCGTCATCTACGTCCACGCTCTACGCAATGCGATCAATCCCCTGATTACGCTCTTGGGCTTTGAGTTCGCGACCCTGCTCAGCGGCGCTTTTATTGCTGAATATTTCTTTAACTGGCCGGGGCTAGGCCGCTTAATTTTGCAAGCCGTTTTTGCGCAGGATCTCTACTTGGTAATGGCCAGCTTGATGATGGGTGCTGTGATGCTGATTCTGGGCAATCTGCTCGCAGATCTGCTGCTGCGCTGGGTCGATCCCCGCATTCGCCTGGATGATCTGAACTAA
- the pilM gene encoding type IV pilus biogenesis protein PilM — translation MVGIFSKFLGGDQSRLGVEITPERINLAHIGRKGNRLQLQDFVSVELPDGLFQDGRVLDSFSLSDLLRTAINDNRIRTKRVSTAVPGREVITRLLPMPAELDDAELRETLINQEAALFLPFPREEADIDYLKLDYFLDADEVEKLHVLLVATRRQVTDVYLDLFAQAGLTPDIVEVGSFALIRTIREALRQYGLQEAVILLNVEYDLTEIVIIVGGVPRFSRTIAMGTQQWQRAAAQAGIDNTGRGIDFLQGRSFTLLEPPADLLSQALARSVTELCDEVRRSADFYLSQETDIEVAKLYVAGPGSALPTLPEFLGQRLGLPVELVDPVEGLGLEVAENLYLPNRADVGVVLGLATRGV, via the coding sequence GTGGTCGGCATTTTTTCTAAGTTTCTTGGTGGCGATCAATCGCGCCTTGGGGTGGAAATTACCCCAGAGCGGATCAATCTTGCCCACATTGGCCGCAAGGGGAATCGCCTGCAGCTTCAGGATTTTGTTTCCGTGGAGCTACCGGATGGGTTGTTTCAAGACGGGCGCGTGCTAGATAGCTTCAGCCTGTCCGATCTGCTCCGCACCGCCATCAACGACAACCGCATCAGAACCAAAAGAGTCTCCACTGCGGTGCCAGGACGAGAGGTGATCACCCGGCTGCTGCCCATGCCCGCGGAGCTCGATGATGCCGAATTGCGCGAGACACTGATCAATCAAGAAGCTGCTCTGTTCCTGCCCTTCCCGCGTGAAGAGGCCGACATCGACTATCTGAAACTGGACTATTTTCTGGACGCGGATGAGGTCGAAAAGTTGCACGTCCTGCTCGTGGCGACTCGTCGGCAGGTGACCGATGTCTACCTTGATCTCTTTGCCCAAGCTGGCCTGACGCCTGACATTGTGGAAGTTGGGAGCTTTGCGCTAATCCGAACGATTCGCGAAGCGCTGCGCCAGTACGGATTGCAAGAAGCGGTCATTCTCCTCAACGTGGAATATGACCTCACAGAAATCGTGATTATCGTTGGGGGCGTGCCTCGGTTTAGCCGCACGATCGCCATGGGTACTCAGCAGTGGCAGCGGGCTGCAGCCCAAGCTGGTATCGACAATACAGGACGGGGTATTGATTTCCTGCAGGGGCGATCGTTCACATTGCTCGAACCCCCGGCTGATCTCCTCTCTCAAGCTCTGGCACGATCGGTCACCGAGCTCTGTGATGAAGTACGGCGATCGGCTGACTTCTACCTCAGCCAAGAGACCGATATTGAAGTAGCCAAGCTCTACGTTGCAGGTCCAGGCTCAGCCTTGCCAACACTACCCGAGTTTCTGGGGCAACGCCTAGGGCTCCCTGTAGAACTCGTCGATCCTGTCGAGGGGTTGGGGCTCGAGGTGGCGGAGAACCTTTAT